In Osmerus mordax isolate fOsmMor3 chromosome 24, fOsmMor3.pri, whole genome shotgun sequence, the following are encoded in one genomic region:
- the bmp2k gene encoding BMP-2-inducible protein kinase, with the protein MKKFSRMPKSESGGLGGGAGSSSGVSNYFGKVFAVGRYQVTVEELIAEGGFSVVFLARTHAGVRCALKRMYVNNVPDLNIYRREVTIMKELSGHKNIVGYLDSSINAVSDSVWEVLILMEYCKAGQVVKQMNERLGVGFSEPEVLTIFCDTCEAVARLHQCKTPVLHRDLKVENILLNDQGSYVLCDFGSATHKVLLPHKDGVTAVEDEIKKYTTLSYRAPEMINLYTGKPITPKADIWALGCLLYKLCFFSLPFGESQVAICDGSFIIPDNSKFSFKLHCLIRYMLEPEQEKRPDIYQVSYFAFKFAGKDCPVPNLFSSPLPTALPEPLTASEVAARRSMTKARITESVGPTETSIAPRQRPKAAGSNALPTVPPAKMPVPSAPVSNGQKATTPGNGPSVMLTQQPQQQNSLQQSSLQQSSLQQSSLQQSSLQQSSLQQSSLQQSSLQQSSLQQSSLQQSSLQQSSLQQSSLQNRVLQQLQPGDLRLQQLQQHTVQANAQQFQYLQYQQALQQHMMMQPLYQHQSQAHYTAMMHQYQQAFVQQQQQLHSPQPLPYLTSPLDLQLPLGSYSPAGAGPVHLSGSPPVDPPYTNNRAPGMVTPPQAPEVVTPLVTPPTQGAVSIPPDMSRWNPFGEDNFSRLTEEELLDREFDLLRASKPVDRAPAPPPLVPEDLFGSVPFLAGAGKSSVMLTEQTSVELSLPGLGLEALPASTTEENLPPPAKEHKPGRRKDNSASLHTRRPGEESDSDFESDPPSPKSSEEDEPEEDEGLNSEHGEFNDDTEPENLGQRPLLMDSEEEAEEEDDKHSSDSDYDTRRIKGRARKLPGTKDAVVGICPSPQESLITPPESPRDSVGAPPGGGAVDVFGAVPFLGGAQPKGTSESADIFARAPFRQVSQEQQAMDEFDVFTKAPFSRNLSKSGKSSSDVPMGQTPPISPEAIDVFGFSPFQPGPTAPMTSRSAEDIFRPSFEKAPSPMQQQRMKQRSLQKLSSRQRKTKQDTSTGSNGKRHHGTPTGGRKSNKPNFRTPEKVRRHKKVGRRDSQSSNEFLSTSDSKENISVGVTISDGKDKGASLPAEDAILDPFGAKPFHPQDGGRHGQYQSLADGKGDLGSACARPRTCSLHGALGDSNIMDDFGAVPFAEVSSGAQLPPQQGELDPFGAAPFPSKP; encoded by the exons GGGGCTTCTCCGTGGTGTTCTTGGCTCGCACGCACGCTGGTGTCCGATGTGCCCTGAAAAGGATGTATGTGAACAATGTCCCCGATCTGAACATCTACAGGAGGGAGGTCACCATCATG AAGGAGCTGTCTGGTCACAAGAACATAGTGGGGTACCTCGACTCGTCCATCAATGCTgtctctgacagtgtgtggGAGGTGCTCATCCTGATGGAGTATTGTAAAG cGGGCCAGGTGGTGAAGCAGATGAACGAGAGGCTAGGTGTGGGCTTCAGCGAGCCCGAGGTTCTCACCATCTTCTGCGACACCTGTGAGGCGGTGGCTCGGCTGCACCAGTGCAAGACTCCGGTCCTCCACCGTGACCTCAAG gttgAGAACATCCTGCTGAACGACCAGGGGAGCTACGTCCTGTGTGACTTTGGGAGCGCCACACACAAAGTGTTGCTCCCGCACAAAGATGGAGTCACTGCCGTGGAGGACGAAATCAAGAA GTACACAACCCTGTCATATCGAGCCCCAGAGATGATTAATCTGTATACGGGGAAACCCATCACCCCTAAGGCAGATATATGG GCACTTGGATGCTTGTTGTACAAGCTgtgcttcttctctctcccgttTGGGGAGAGTCAAGTTGCCATATGTGACGGATCCTTTATCATTCCGGATAATTCCAAATTCTCCTTCAAGCTGCACTGCTTAATCA GATACATGCTTGAGccggagcaggagaagaggccTGACATCTATCAAGTCTCCTACTTTGCCTTCAAGTTTGCTGGGAAGGACTGCCCAGTGCCAAACCTCTTT agctctccCCTGCCCACAGCACTTCCAGAGCCGCTAACCGCCAGCGAGGTCGCAGCCAGGAGGAGCATGACAAAAGCCAG GATAACTGAGAGCGTGGGCCCTACGGAGACCTCCATCGCCCCGAGGCAGCGTCCGAAAGCGGCCGGCAGCAACGCCCTCCCCACCGTCCCCCCAGCCAAGATGCCCGTGCCCTCTGCCCCCGTCAGCAACGGCCAGAAAG CTACAACTCCTGGGAACGGGCCTTCAGTCATGCTGACACAGCAGCCCCAGCAGCAGAACAGCCTAcagcagagcagcctgcagcagagcagcctgcagcagagcagcctgcagcagagcagcctgcagcagagcagcctgcagcagagcagcctgcagcagagcagcctgcaacagagcagcctgcagcagagcagcctgcagcagagcagcctgcagcagagcagcctgcagcagagcagcctgcagAATCGTGTTCTGCAGCAACTGCAGCCAGGAGACCTGCGACTTCAGCAGCTACAACAACATACTGTTCAGGCAAACGCACAACAGTTCCAAtacctccag tacCAGCAGGCCTTGCAGCAGCACATGATGATGCAGCCGCTGTATCAACACCAGTCCCAGGCCCACTACACTGCcatg ATGCACCAGTACCAGCAGGCCTtcgtccagcagcagcagcagctgcacaGCCCCCAGCCGCTCCCATACCTGACCTCCCCTCTGGACCTTCAGCTGCCCCTGGGCTCCTACAGCCCTGCTGGGGCTGGACCTGTTCACCTGTCAGGATCTCCACCTGTGGACCCTCCATACACCAACAACAG AGCCCCCGGCATGGTGACCCCCCCTCAGGCCCCCGAGGTGGTGACCCCCCTGGtgacccctcccacccaggGTGCCGTCAGCATCCCACCAGACATGTCTCGCTGGAACCCCTTTGGAGAGGACAACTTCTCCAGGCTCACCGAGGAGGAACTGCTGGACCGAGAGTTTGACCTTCTCAGAGCAA GCAAGCCCGTGGACAGAGcgcccgcccccccgccccttgTCCCTGAGGACCTGTTTGGCTCTGTCCCCTTCCTGGCTGGAGCAGGCAA ATCCAGTGTGATGCTGACTGAGCAGACCAGCGTAGAGCTTAGCCTCCCTGGTCTCGGCCTTGAGGCCCTTCCTGCTTCAACCACCGAGGAGAACCTGCCACCACCAGCCAAGGAGCACAAACCAGGGCGGAGGAAAGACAACTCTGCCAGCCTGCACACCCGCAGGCCAGGGGAGGAGTCTGACAGTGACTTTGAGTCCGATCCACCTTCCCCCAAGAGCAGTGAGGAGGATGAaccagaggaggatgaaggactGAACAGTGAGCACGGCGAGTTCAATGACGACACAGAACCTGAGAACCTGGGCCAGAGACCTCTGCTCATGGACtctgaagaggaggcagaggaagaggacgacAAGCACAGCTCTGACTCGGACTACGACACCAGGAGGATCAAGGGTCGAGCAAGAAAGCTTCCAGGCACTAAAGATGCAGTTGTGGGCATTTGTCCCAGTCCGCAGGAGTCCCTGATCACCCCTCCGGAGTCTCCCAGAGATTCTGTGggagcgccccctggtggcgGTGCCGTGGACGTGTTTGGCGCTGTTCCCTTCCTTGGAGGAGCGCAGCCCAAAGGAACCTCAGAGAGTGCTGACATTTTTGCCAGGGCACCTTTCAGGCAGGTTAGCCAAGAGCAGCAGGCCATGGACGAGTTTGATGTCTTCACAAAAGCACCATTCAGCAGGAACCTTTCTAAGTCAGGAAAGAGTTCCAGTGACGTCCCCATGGGCCAAACACCACCCATTTCCCCAGAGGCCATTGACGTGTTTGGGTTTTCTCCCTTCCAACCTGGCCCCACTGCCCCGATGACATCCAGAAGTGCTGAAGACATCTTCCGTCCATCTTTTGAGAAGGCACCAAGTCCCATGCAGCAGCAGAGGATGAAGCAGCGCAGCCTCCAGAAGCTCTCCTCACGCCAGAGGAAAACCAAGCAGGACACTTCCACCGGAAGCAACGGCAAGCGGCACCATGGTACTCCCACTGGGGGGCGCAAGAGCAACAAGCCCAATTTCCGCACCCCAGAGAAAGTCCGTAGGCACAAGAAGGTCGGCAGGAGGGACTCTCAGAGCAGCAATGAGTTTCTTAGCACCTCTGACTCAAAAGAAAACATTAGTGTTGGTGTGACGATTAGTGACGGGAAAGACAAAGGGGCCTCCTTGCCGGCGGAGGATGCCATCTTGGACCCTTTCGGAGCCAAGCCCTTTCATCCCCAGGACGGTGGTCGGCACGGCCAGTACCAAAGCCTGGCCGATGGAAAGGGGGACCTGGGCTCAGCCTGCGCCAGACCCCGAACCTGCTCTCTGCACGGAGCACTTGGGGACAGCAACATCATGGATGACTTTGGAGCGGTGCCCTTTGCGGAGGTCAGCAGCGGTGCTCAGCTGCCACCCCAGCAGGGAGAGCTGGACCCCTTTGGAGCTGCGCCGTTCCCTTCCAAACCCTGA